Proteins co-encoded in one Paenibacillus sp. genomic window:
- the uidA gene encoding beta-glucuronidase produces MLYPIVTETRGVIDLNGIWNFRVDSGKGFQENWFLAPLQNAIPMPVPASYNDIGVYAEIRNHVGWVWYEREFVVPNMMLSERIVLRFGSATHKAIVYVNGNVVVEHVGGFTPFEAEIHSYLKSGKNRLTVAVNNIVDGTTVPVGKYSETDVPGVGRIIRNQANFDFFNYAGLHRPVKIYTTPATYIKDIAVVTSFENNKGFVQYRVETAGNSQVKATVIDQTGKVAGHAVGTESEISIDRVRLWEPLNAYLYTLRVELLENGRVIDVYDQPFGVRSVEVKDGKFLINNKPFYFKGFGKHEDVPIRGRGFDEASNVMDFGLMRWIGANSFRTAHYPYSEELMRLADREGMVVIDETPAVGLHLNFMAAVLGGQATRKTWQELQTFENHKAVIRELIERDKNHPCVVMWSIANEPASEEEGAEAYFAPLVELARELDPQKRPVTIVIHKGANHEKDKVAEIVDVLALNRYFGWYTQSGDWELAKAKLREEFLGWGKRCPGKPILMTEYGADAIAGLHDVDPVMFTEEFQADFLKHNHEVFDEFEYFVGEQVWNFADFNTSQGIMRVQGNKKGIFTRERKPKFAAHELRKRWLSIPDFYYKP; encoded by the coding sequence ATGTTGTATCCGATTGTGACGGAAACGCGGGGAGTTATCGACCTGAACGGCATTTGGAATTTCCGGGTTGATTCCGGAAAGGGGTTTCAGGAAAACTGGTTTCTTGCACCTTTACAGAATGCAATCCCAATGCCAGTGCCTGCTTCGTACAACGACATCGGCGTTTATGCCGAAATCCGCAATCACGTCGGTTGGGTTTGGTATGAAAGAGAATTCGTCGTTCCGAATATGATGCTTTCCGAACGGATCGTCCTGCGCTTCGGTTCGGCTACTCATAAGGCCATTGTTTATGTCAACGGCAATGTTGTGGTGGAGCACGTCGGCGGTTTTACCCCATTCGAAGCCGAAATACATTCTTACTTGAAATCGGGGAAGAACCGTTTAACCGTCGCGGTCAACAATATCGTCGACGGGACAACGGTTCCCGTCGGCAAATACTCGGAGACAGATGTTCCAGGGGTAGGAAGAATTATCCGAAACCAAGCCAATTTTGATTTTTTCAATTATGCCGGTCTTCATCGTCCGGTGAAAATTTATACGACGCCTGCTACGTACATCAAGGATATCGCGGTCGTCACTTCTTTCGAGAATAATAAGGGCTTTGTTCAATATCGAGTGGAGACCGCAGGGAATTCCCAGGTGAAAGCGACCGTAATCGATCAAACGGGGAAGGTGGCGGGTCACGCAGTTGGGACCGAATCGGAAATATCGATTGACCGTGTACGTCTCTGGGAACCGCTGAACGCATACCTTTACACGCTGCGGGTCGAGCTCCTCGAAAACGGCAGGGTAATAGATGTGTACGATCAGCCGTTCGGCGTGAGGTCGGTCGAAGTCAAGGACGGCAAATTTCTCATCAATAACAAGCCGTTCTATTTTAAGGGCTTCGGCAAGCATGAGGATGTTCCGATTCGGGGGAGAGGCTTCGACGAGGCTTCGAATGTGATGGATTTCGGCTTAATGCGATGGATCGGCGCCAACTCGTTTAGAACCGCTCATTACCCTTACTCTGAGGAGTTAATGCGGTTAGCCGACCGCGAAGGGATGGTTGTGATTGACGAGACGCCAGCCGTCGGATTGCACCTGAATTTTATGGCTGCCGTTCTGGGAGGGCAAGCCACCAGAAAGACCTGGCAGGAACTGCAGACGTTCGAGAACCATAAGGCTGTTATCCGGGAGCTTATCGAGCGGGATAAAAATCATCCTTGCGTCGTGATGTGGTCGATCGCCAACGAACCCGCTTCCGAAGAGGAAGGGGCGGAAGCTTATTTCGCTCCGCTCGTGGAATTGGCTAGGGAACTGGATCCGCAGAAAAGACCAGTGACCATCGTCATTCATAAAGGAGCCAATCATGAAAAGGACAAAGTGGCTGAAATCGTCGATGTCCTTGCCTTAAATCGTTATTTTGGCTGGTACACGCAAAGCGGGGATTGGGAGCTGGCGAAAGCGAAGTTGCGCGAGGAATTTCTGGGCTGGGGCAAAAGATGTCCGGGCAAACCGATCCTTATGACGGAGTATGGGGCGGACGCGATCGCCGGACTCCATGACGTCGATCCGGTCATGTTCACGGAAGAGTTTCAAGCGGACTTTCTGAAGCACAACCATGAGGTTTTCGACGAATTCGAATATTTCGTCGGGGAACAGGTTTGGAACTTTGCGGATTTTAACACGAGTCAAGGCATTATGCGGGTACAGGGGAACAAGAAGGGGATATTCACGAGAGAACGAAAGCCCAAATTCGCAGCGCATGAATTGCGCAAACGATGGCTCTCCATCCCCGACTTTTATTATAAACCATAA
- a CDS encoding VOC family protein has translation MMPKNPHFISQLGHVELYSPKVDDTVAFFKDVIGLEESGRDGKSVYFRAWGEFHHHSLKITDHTTNGLGHISWRADSAEALEEAAKYIESTGLGRGWIEGDLGHGKAYQFESPDGHLEEIFWDVDLYQAPDELKSVWRNRPQRNPGRGIAPRRLDHVTLHSTDVTKCREFYQGLGFYHREGILLDEPINKEIGAWFSVTNLSHDIALLGEQSGKRGLLNHVCYAVESREEVLIAADHIIESGYTLEMGAPTRHKIAEGFFFYVNEPGGNRFELYSGAHLIFAPDFGPYMWRLSENPNDAWGNVMPWEKDGKIIK, from the coding sequence ATGATGCCAAAAAATCCGCATTTTATTTCTCAGTTGGGCCACGTTGAGTTGTACAGCCCGAAGGTCGATGACACCGTTGCGTTTTTCAAGGATGTGATCGGGTTAGAAGAGTCCGGTCGCGACGGGAAGTCCGTGTACTTCCGCGCATGGGGCGAGTTCCACCATCACAGCTTGAAAATTACGGATCACACGACGAACGGTCTAGGACATATCAGCTGGAGAGCGGACAGCGCGGAGGCGCTGGAAGAGGCTGCGAAATATATCGAAAGCACGGGGCTAGGCAGAGGGTGGATCGAAGGCGATCTCGGTCACGGGAAAGCGTACCAATTCGAGTCTCCGGACGGACATTTGGAAGAGATTTTCTGGGACGTCGACTTGTATCAAGCGCCTGATGAGCTCAAGAGCGTGTGGCGCAACCGCCCCCAACGGAATCCGGGTCGTGGCATCGCGCCGCGTCGGTTGGATCATGTCACGTTGCACAGCACCGATGTAACGAAATGCCGCGAGTTTTACCAAGGACTTGGCTTTTATCACCGGGAAGGAATTTTATTGGATGAACCGATCAATAAAGAAATCGGAGCATGGTTCTCAGTGACGAACTTGTCCCACGATATCGCATTATTGGGTGAACAGAGCGGAAAGCGCGGTCTGCTCAACCATGTGTGTTACGCGGTCGAAAGTCGCGAAGAGGTATTAATCGCTGCCGATCACATCATTGAGAGCGGCTACACCTTGGAAATGGGAGCCCCTACACGCCACAAGATCGCAGAAGGCTTCTTCTTTTACGTGAACGAACCGGGCGGTAACCGCTTTGAGCTTTACTCCGGGGCGCACTTGATTTTCGCTCCCGATTTCGGACCGTACATGTGGCGCCTATCCGAGAACCCTAACGATGCATGGGGGAACGTCATGCCATGGGAGAAGGACGGGAAAATCATTAAATAA
- a CDS encoding alpha/beta hydrolase family protein, which yields MWHFYPDHYMFSYQVVRMASQSLFGGGEFNEILEAAGQIKPGDYESFHRAWAGLGHRVLSEANKALDEGHTITARAAFLRAANYFRSAEFFLTPDDPRKLPTYKAGIHAFRMGAAMLDNPPKQVEIPYEDSFLPGYFFQAPNQENGPLVIMFGGLDSTAEELYFGPAQLLNERGISLLAVDGPGQGGALRLNHIHTRYDYNVAGTAALDFAIEQLPIDAERVAVMAVSMGGYMAARCAAFEPRFKACAIWSAVYSYYDVWARRPDDHPLSKIAQHIAGVDSMAEAREKFKTFTLQGVAENIKVPTYIVHGEDDRQVPVDHAYRVYNDLVCPRTLVVVPVSSSGSSHCQVDNVTKTYPMYDWLQKQLQQSL from the coding sequence TTGTGGCATTTTTATCCCGACCATTATATGTTCTCATACCAAGTTGTTCGGATGGCGAGTCAGAGCTTGTTTGGCGGCGGAGAATTCAATGAAATCCTTGAAGCGGCGGGCCAAATCAAACCGGGAGACTACGAAAGCTTTCACCGGGCTTGGGCTGGTCTCGGGCACCGCGTGTTGAGCGAAGCCAACAAGGCGCTGGACGAAGGACACACCATTACGGCAAGAGCCGCGTTTCTCAGGGCAGCTAACTATTTTCGGTCGGCGGAGTTTTTCCTGACGCCGGATGATCCGAGAAAGCTGCCTACGTATAAAGCAGGAATTCATGCGTTCCGCATGGGAGCCGCCATGCTGGATAACCCGCCTAAACAGGTGGAGATCCCTTATGAGGACTCCTTCCTGCCGGGATATTTCTTCCAAGCGCCGAATCAGGAGAACGGACCACTTGTCATTATGTTCGGCGGATTGGATTCGACAGCCGAAGAACTGTATTTCGGGCCGGCTCAGTTGCTGAACGAGCGGGGGATCTCACTGCTTGCCGTCGACGGGCCTGGCCAAGGCGGCGCACTGAGACTTAACCACATCCATACGAGATACGATTATAACGTCGCAGGGACCGCTGCGCTTGATTTCGCGATCGAGCAACTACCGATCGATGCGGAGCGCGTCGCCGTCATGGCCGTATCCATGGGCGGATACATGGCTGCCCGCTGTGCTGCATTCGAGCCTCGGTTCAAGGCTTGCGCCATCTGGAGCGCGGTGTATAGCTACTATGATGTGTGGGCGAGAAGACCGGACGATCATCCGTTGTCAAAGATCGCTCAACACATCGCAGGGGTCGATAGCATGGCGGAGGCAAGGGAGAAATTCAAAACCTTCACCTTGCAAGGAGTGGCTGAGAACATTAAGGTTCCAACTTATATCGTGCACGGCGAAGATGACCGCCAAGTTCCGGTAGACCACGCCTACAGAGTCTATAACGACCTCGTTTGCCCGCGGACATTGGTCGTAGTGCCGGTAAGCAGCTCCGGCTCGTCGCATTGTCAAGTCGATAACGTAACCAAGACGTATCCCATGTACGATTGGCTTCAGAAGCAACTTCAGCAGTCCTTGTAG